In Treponema vincentii, a single window of DNA contains:
- a CDS encoding class I SAM-dependent DNA methyltransferase, with protein MSIAKPEQTLTKKVWNMTGVLAAAGVGFTDYIIQLTYLLFLKMDFEKEAYGLGSALPDGSKWKDLVELDGRNQLKKYEKILEILQASDGLIGAIFTEAQNKIKTPALLKKLIGMIDEENWFSMDGDLKGAIYESILQKNGQDKKSGAGQYFTPRPLINAMVDVVQPKITETVADPACGTGGFLLAAYDYMRKQSDEPSKVDFLQTQALSGNDITPLVVTLASMNLYLHDIGVNTTPIKCEDSLEHEPEHLVNVILANPPFGARPAGSVDISTMRSDLIVTTSNNQLNFLQHIMVMLKDGGRAGIVLPDNVLFADGAGEILRKKLLKDFNLHTILRLPTGIFYANGVKANVLFFEKGSPTQETWYYDYRTGIKHTLATKPLKRSDLEDFVKCYCAGSLEDRKETWSKENPTGRWRKYHVDELLARDKTSLDISWIKDDSDAVDCSLAELMQTIQTKSANITAAVAELSRLIEGIEE; from the coding sequence ATGAGCATAGCAAAACCGGAACAGACGCTTACAAAAAAAGTTTGGAACATGACAGGCGTTCTTGCAGCGGCCGGCGTCGGATTTACGGATTATATTATTCAGCTGACATATCTCTTATTTCTAAAAATGGATTTTGAGAAAGAAGCTTACGGTTTAGGCAGCGCACTTCCTGACGGAAGCAAATGGAAAGACCTTGTTGAACTGGACGGACGCAATCAACTTAAAAAATATGAAAAGATTCTTGAAATTTTACAGGCATCTGATGGACTTATCGGCGCAATTTTTACGGAAGCGCAAAATAAGATTAAAACACCGGCTCTTCTTAAAAAACTGATCGGAATGATTGATGAAGAAAACTGGTTCAGTATGGACGGAGATCTAAAAGGCGCAATTTATGAAAGTATTCTTCAAAAAAACGGACAGGATAAAAAATCCGGAGCAGGGCAATACTTTACACCGCGTCCTTTGATTAATGCGATGGTTGATGTTGTTCAGCCGAAGATTACAGAGACCGTTGCCGATCCGGCGTGCGGAACCGGCGGCTTCTTGCTTGCCGCCTATGACTATATGCGCAAACAAAGCGACGAGCCGAGTAAAGTGGATTTCTTACAAACGCAGGCACTGAGCGGAAATGACATTACGCCTCTTGTCGTAACATTGGCTTCTATGAATCTTTATCTTCACGACATTGGAGTGAACACCACACCGATTAAATGTGAAGATAGTTTGGAACACGAACCCGAACATCTTGTAAATGTGATTCTTGCCAACCCGCCGTTTGGGGCTCGCCCTGCAGGAAGTGTGGATATTTCGACCATGCGTTCCGATTTGATTGTAACGACAAGCAACAACCAGTTAAATTTTTTGCAGCATATAATGGTCATGTTAAAAGACGGCGGAAGAGCCGGAATCGTTCTTCCCGATAATGTGCTTTTTGCAGACGGCGCCGGAGAAATTCTTCGCAAAAAACTTTTAAAAGATTTTAATCTTCATACGATTCTTCGTTTACCGACCGGTATTTTTTACGCAAACGGCGTAAAAGCAAATGTACTATTCTTTGAAAAAGGAAGCCCGACACAAGAGACATGGTATTACGATTACCGGACAGGAATTAAACACACACTTGCAACGAAACCGCTTAAACGTTCCGACCTTGAAGACTTTGTAAAGTGCTACTGCGCGGGGAGCCTTGAAGACAGAAAAGAAACATGGAGCAAAGAAAATCCGACGGGAAGATGGCGTAAATATCACGTCGATGAATTGCTTGCACGGGATAAAACCAGTCTGGATATTTCCTGGATAAAAGACGATTCCGATGCGGTAGACTGTTCACTCGCCGAACTGATGCAGACAATTCAAACCAAGAGCGCCAATATCACCGCTGCTGTTGCCGAACTTTCCCGACTGATTGAAGGAATTGAAGAATGA
- a CDS encoding DUF1804 family protein, which yields MAKDERRAEAERLYVKEGKSCAQIATELAVSEGTIYRWKADAAALGETSDWDTARRVYNMSPRELVTMYAEALKQWVVKIKQSPDLLSDGKIADAIAKHVSVLQKLDNRSQYMGVALDLIKIADRWLYENEPALKTQMEPHWESIYQALSEYSTKKGLL from the coding sequence ATGGCAAAAGATGAAAGACGCGCTGAGGCTGAGCGGCTTTATGTAAAGGAAGGAAAATCCTGCGCTCAAATTGCCACCGAACTTGCAGTAAGTGAAGGCACTATATACCGTTGGAAAGCAGACGCTGCAGCCTTAGGGGAGACAAGCGACTGGGACACGGCGCGGCGGGTGTATAACATGAGTCCGCGCGAATTAGTCACCATGTATGCAGAAGCCTTAAAGCAGTGGGTAGTAAAAATAAAACAAAGTCCCGATCTTCTTTCCGATGGAAAAATAGCTGATGCGATTGCGAAGCATGTGAGCGTTTTACAAAAGCTCGATAACCGCAGCCAGTATATGGGTGTCGCGCTTGACCTGATTAAAATTGCCGACCGGTGGCTCTATGAAAATGAACCTGCCTTAAAAACACAAATGGAGCCGCATTGGGAAAGTATCTATCAAGCACTTTCGGAGTATAGCACGAAAAAAGGCTTATTATAA
- a CDS encoding DUF935 domain-containing protein has product MMGKYKKQTGGVQRFDRWSPDTKDTADKRIQTVEETIEKMSGNHFATRERANDFVRLMRSLPDPDPILQKMGRGITALQELLTDSHLESVWSIRCSAASGAEWFCAAGGDGNGKKEQEAADLFAEELRQLDIPRVIEEMMDAIAFGYAPLEVIWRAQGGRWVIGDIVGKPPQWFEFDQENNLVFRTGVIGTEPLPKNRFLIARHRPSYANPYGVKVFSKCYWPVTFKKNGFRWWTVFVEKYGGAFLYGKYPNNASDIYKNELLTSLERMASDAVAIAPEGAEITIESLANKGSVSNVHAEYIEAANKEISKAVLGQTLTTDIGSKGSYAAAQAHNLVRQDLAAADRRRISACFNRLAAVWTYYNYGADVLPPVFEFVKDEDLQQERAERDAKLYALGWRPKKAYIEREYDIPQEDFEIAHEGEQKEQGDFAFHTSHTGGQTSCPCGCGTHTEKTLFQKAASFFADKQTKQQLKDRQLMDSFNKAMQEKGQDAIDKSIESYVNALGMVDDYQDASKALLAAYKNRSLDDFASCIDNVRFAAIGVAGVKKK; this is encoded by the coding sequence ATGATGGGAAAGTATAAAAAGCAGACAGGCGGCGTACAGCGCTTTGATCGCTGGAGTCCGGACACGAAAGATACGGCAGATAAGCGTATACAGACCGTTGAAGAAACGATTGAAAAAATGAGCGGTAATCATTTTGCAACCCGCGAGCGGGCAAATGACTTTGTCCGGCTGATGCGCTCCCTTCCTGATCCTGATCCTATTTTGCAGAAAATGGGACGCGGCATTACCGCCTTGCAGGAACTTTTAACAGACAGCCATTTAGAGAGTGTGTGGAGTATTCGCTGTTCTGCTGCAAGCGGCGCGGAATGGTTTTGTGCTGCAGGCGGAGATGGTAATGGTAAAAAAGAGCAAGAAGCGGCAGACCTTTTTGCAGAAGAATTGAGGCAGCTTGATATTCCGCGTGTCATCGAAGAGATGATGGATGCCATTGCATTCGGCTATGCCCCGCTTGAGGTTATCTGGCGCGCTCAAGGTGGACGGTGGGTAATCGGCGACATCGTTGGTAAGCCTCCGCAATGGTTTGAGTTTGACCAAGAAAATAATCTGGTGTTTCGTACCGGCGTTATCGGAACGGAACCGCTGCCGAAGAATCGGTTTCTTATTGCCCGCCACCGGCCGAGTTATGCGAACCCGTACGGAGTCAAAGTATTTTCAAAATGCTATTGGCCGGTAACCTTTAAAAAGAACGGGTTCCGCTGGTGGACGGTATTTGTCGAAAAATACGGCGGTGCCTTTTTGTACGGAAAATATCCGAATAATGCCAGTGACATTTATAAAAATGAACTGCTTACGTCGCTTGAGCGGATGGCATCTGATGCGGTGGCTATTGCACCTGAGGGAGCAGAAATCACCATTGAAAGCCTTGCTAATAAGGGGAGCGTTTCTAATGTCCACGCAGAGTATATAGAAGCAGCCAATAAAGAAATTTCAAAAGCGGTTTTAGGGCAAACGCTCACGACTGACATCGGCAGTAAAGGAAGCTATGCTGCAGCGCAGGCGCATAATCTTGTCAGGCAGGATTTAGCGGCTGCCGACCGTAGACGTATATCCGCCTGCTTTAATCGGCTCGCGGCAGTCTGGACGTATTACAATTACGGTGCAGATGTACTGCCTCCCGTATTCGAGTTTGTCAAAGATGAGGATTTACAGCAAGAGCGGGCAGAGCGGGATGCCAAGTTATACGCTCTCGGCTGGCGACCGAAAAAGGCGTATATCGAACGTGAATACGATATTCCACAAGAAGATTTTGAGATAGCGCACGAAGGCGAACAAAAAGAACAAGGAGATTTTGCTTTTCATACCAGTCATACCGGCGGTCAAACAAGCTGCCCCTGCGGATGCGGAACACACACGGAAAAAACGCTCTTTCAAAAAGCCGCTTCTTTTTTTGCGGATAAACAAACAAAGCAGCAATTAAAAGACCGGCAGCTCATGGATTCATTTAATAAAGCGATGCAGGAAAAAGGACAAGATGCAATCGACAAAAGTATTGAAAGCTATGTGAATGCACTCGGTATGGTAGACGATTATCAAGACGCTTCAAAGGCGCTTTTAGCTGCGTATAAAAACCGTTCACTGGATGATTTTGCTTCGTGTATCGACAATGTACGGTTTGCCGCTATCGGTGTTGCAGGGGTTAAAAAGAAATGA
- a CDS encoding phage minor head protein, with the protein MSDTIPYPEIAHKFLEKKINVATDKWDELKWGEHAHAFTVAHSNEAAVLDTIHGLLNQAIKDGIPFKDFRDGLLDMMSAKGWYGGNGHTKDDKRYINWRIGLIYDVNMRCAYEAEHYRNRLIGADLRPIWVYRHDPAVTNPRAEHLALDGKAFRYDDAFWNTYNPPNGWGCRCYVTTMSEHEAQKEGVTIEHSDDSGNPPDIAGVDWNTFDSTWKYNPAREALSPNFSTYKNLAKIKAEDGKSILSHVTESYRKAMDGTKLTKGEFNVLAKRINKKDYTPQNILYQVGNLEAERFEAMQEIGVADCKILASDKDLYHGIGDKNAKQRIPESLFEALYDSLSTPDAIYENTEPNIQEDGREFHFVKNMDGGKILKTVLKQLGKDFSLRIKTTGYIVYDYNDPVYKKIW; encoded by the coding sequence ATGAGTGATACCATTCCGTATCCTGAAATAGCGCATAAGTTTCTTGAAAAGAAAATAAATGTGGCGACTGATAAATGGGATGAGCTTAAATGGGGAGAACATGCCCACGCCTTTACCGTTGCGCATTCAAATGAAGCGGCCGTATTAGATACCATTCACGGCTTACTCAATCAGGCGATAAAAGACGGCATTCCTTTTAAAGACTTCCGGGACGGCCTTTTGGATATGATGAGTGCAAAAGGCTGGTATGGCGGAAATGGGCACACAAAAGATGATAAGCGGTATATTAACTGGCGTATCGGTCTTATCTACGATGTGAATATGAGATGCGCGTATGAAGCGGAGCATTACCGCAACCGGCTTATCGGCGCCGATTTACGTCCTATTTGGGTATACCGCCATGATCCAGCCGTTACGAATCCGCGGGCTGAACACCTCGCGCTTGATGGGAAAGCATTCCGGTATGATGATGCGTTTTGGAATACCTATAACCCGCCGAACGGCTGGGGCTGCCGGTGCTATGTAACAACGATGAGTGAGCACGAAGCGCAAAAAGAAGGGGTTACTATTGAGCATTCTGACGATTCCGGAAACCCTCCCGATATAGCCGGTGTCGATTGGAATACATTCGACAGTACGTGGAAATATAATCCTGCACGGGAAGCGTTATCGCCGAATTTCAGTACCTATAAAAATCTTGCAAAAATAAAAGCGGAAGACGGGAAAAGTATCCTCTCTCACGTAACGGAAAGCTACCGAAAAGCGATGGATGGTACAAAACTTACGAAAGGTGAATTTAATGTATTAGCAAAACGCATCAATAAAAAAGATTACACACCGCAAAATATTTTATATCAGGTAGGAAATCTTGAAGCGGAACGTTTTGAAGCAATGCAAGAAATAGGTGTGGCCGATTGCAAAATTCTTGCCTCGGATAAAGATTTATATCACGGTATCGGAGACAAAAATGCAAAGCAACGGATACCGGAATCTCTTTTTGAAGCGCTGTACGATAGTCTTAGTACTCCTGATGCAATCTATGAAAATACCGAACCGAATATACAAGAAGACGGTCGAGAGTTTCATTTTGTGAAAAATATGGATGGCGGGAAAATACTCAAAACCGTATTAAAGCAATTAGGAAAAGATTTTTCTTTACGGATTAAAACAACAGGATATATCGTGTATGATTATAACGATCCGGTGTATAAAAAAATATGGTAA
- a CDS encoding C39 family peptidase produces the protein MIKGVKFWNARECYFVQTNNPTEEILRKRSDGVWLVSCGPSAAVTCIAAMGFDVEVKTPGGYKPQSEEVLMDFFNDPRNYPALQKVRPETPPDVWHGNEVPQFYPVAVTAVFGVKARFEWGAVFETVASELQNGKAVQLCLKKPGHYIAAVAYDDVADEVIFNDPWPRRFKDGNGFNRRLSKADFSNVKPFRIVYDA, from the coding sequence ATGATTAAAGGCGTCAAGTTCTGGAATGCGAGAGAGTGCTATTTTGTGCAGACGAATAACCCAACAGAAGAAATATTGCGTAAGCGCTCTGACGGAGTATGGCTGGTTTCATGCGGGCCGTCGGCGGCGGTTACGTGCATAGCGGCGATGGGCTTTGATGTAGAGGTGAAAACGCCGGGAGGCTATAAACCGCAAAGCGAAGAGGTTTTGATGGACTTTTTCAATGATCCACGCAACTACCCTGCCTTGCAAAAGGTACGCCCTGAAACGCCTCCTGATGTGTGGCACGGTAATGAAGTGCCGCAATTTTATCCGGTTGCGGTTACCGCCGTTTTCGGCGTAAAGGCGCGCTTTGAATGGGGAGCCGTTTTTGAAACGGTTGCATCCGAACTACAAAACGGAAAAGCAGTGCAGCTCTGTCTTAAAAAGCCGGGGCATTACATTGCGGCCGTCGCATACGATGATGTGGCCGATGAGGTGATTTTTAATGATCCGTGGCCGCGCCGCTTTAAAGACGGGAACGGTTTTAACCGCCGTTTGAGCAAGGCGGATTTCAGCAATGTAAAACCGTTCCGGATTGTATACGACGCATAA
- a CDS encoding DUF1320 domain-containing protein: MKRFFVLMLSLLYIGLTVGFAEPCSRKEGCMAYCTIEDMQTTYGNERIAAWSAVDAERAEKAIADASAEIDGYLLSGGYTVPLAGTPATIKKYCVDIACASLIISTGMLENDPGGKAVVEQADIARRYLDKVAQGKYKIPGYDENSSKPPSGNIQAVSMTRMDWKGY, from the coding sequence ATGAAAAGATTTTTTGTTTTGATGTTAAGCCTTTTATACATCGGCTTAACGGTAGGCTTTGCTGAGCCGTGCAGCAGAAAGGAGGGATGTATGGCGTATTGTACCATCGAAGATATGCAGACTACCTACGGCAATGAGCGTATTGCTGCGTGGAGCGCAGTCGATGCAGAACGTGCAGAAAAGGCAATAGCCGATGCAAGTGCGGAAATTGACGGATATCTTTTATCCGGCGGTTACACTGTACCGCTTGCCGGTACCCCAGCGACGATAAAAAAATACTGCGTTGATATTGCCTGCGCCTCTTTAATTATCAGTACCGGTATGCTTGAAAACGATCCCGGCGGAAAAGCGGTTGTTGAACAGGCGGATATAGCAAGACGGTATTTGGATAAGGTTGCACAAGGCAAATACAAAATACCCGGCTACGATGAAAACAGCAGTAAGCCCCCTTCAGGAAACATACAGGCAGTATCGATGACTCGTATGGACTGGAAAGGATATTAA
- a CDS encoding phage virion morphogenesis protein: MSKAAIEVRFDDDAEYRNIIDALHRASHCDLKRIAQAAGLALEAVTAEAFKKQEDPVTKDKWEALRKARGPLAAKPGSKTPILNDRGTLKKSITFHAFDDGSVIIGSNLVYAGIHQRGGKTKAHTIKRGNAVIQHPGSKIPSRPFLGVPKDFQESFFSDPAIKKLLGIAIGAE, translated from the coding sequence ATGAGCAAGGCGGCAATAGAAGTCCGGTTTGATGATGATGCGGAATATCGGAATATCATCGATGCATTACATCGCGCTTCACACTGCGACCTCAAACGGATAGCGCAGGCTGCAGGGCTTGCGCTTGAAGCGGTAACAGCAGAAGCGTTTAAAAAACAAGAAGACCCCGTAACCAAAGATAAGTGGGAAGCGCTGCGCAAAGCACGCGGCCCGCTTGCTGCAAAACCCGGCTCTAAAACGCCTATCCTCAATGATAGAGGAACGTTAAAAAAATCAATTACGTTTCATGCCTTTGATGACGGCTCTGTCATTATCGGCTCAAACCTTGTGTATGCAGGAATACATCAGAGGGGCGGCAAGACAAAAGCGCATACGATAAAGCGGGGCAATGCAGTCATACAGCATCCCGGCTCGAAAATTCCGTCCCGTCCATTTCTTGGCGTGCCGAAAGATTTTCAAGAAAGTTTTTTCTCCGACCCTGCCATTAAAAAGCTACTCGGTATTGCAATAGGAGCGGAATAA